The following proteins are co-located in the Rheinheimera salexigens genome:
- a CDS encoding YebG family protein, translating to MAVIIKYVVERNGAEKMTFTSKAEADAYDKMLDTADELSVLLSGSQLITDEQHVDALALFLAQNKDEVLIALGAKKKPTSAAKAKAAAKPAAADKLTESSPKPKTAAKEVATEVA from the coding sequence ATGGCAGTTATTATTAAATATGTAGTCGAGCGTAACGGAGCCGAGAAGATGACCTTTACTTCTAAAGCAGAAGCAGATGCTTACGATAAAATGTTGGATACGGCTGATGAGCTAAGTGTGCTGTTAAGCGGCAGTCAGTTAATCACAGATGAGCAACACGTAGACGCCTTGGCATTATTTCTAGCGCAAAACAAAGATGAGGTATTAATAGCCTTGGGTGCCAAGAAAAAGCCCACTAGTGCCGCTAAAGCCAAAGCGGCTGCTAAGCCCGCTGCCGCAGACAAGTTAACCGAATCAAGCCCTAAACCTAAAACAGCAGCGAAAGAAGTAGCCACAGAAGTAGCCTAA
- a CDS encoding anti-phage deoxyguanosine triphosphatase: MTDFVWSERRSNTVLNRPKDLRSPWQRDRARILHSAAFRRLQSKTQILGIGQNDFYRTRLTHSLEAAQIGTGLVNQLKSKLSPEQQLLLPDHSLIEALCLAHDIGHPPFGHGGETALNYKMLHAGGFEGNGQTLRIVAKLEPYTLNHGMDLSRRTLLGLLKYPVLQPDLTHISVAEINPLSLNAWKPAKAIFADDADILDWILAPLTSSDREMFQQTDVFACSPYLKSRFKSLDASIMELADDIAYGVHDLEDAIVLGNISPTQWLQHTTETFTKLPAEFHTILHNITQNLFSDLHHLRKEAIGYLVNLLICSVQLTTSLPQASSPLIRFNAALPEPEQALLNCLKQVVYNCVISRPDIQQSRFRSQNMLMSLFDAFASDPERLLPANTQVRWQKAAPQLKLRVICDYISGMTDDYAEHMYQRLFAAQWR; this comes from the coding sequence ATGACAGATTTCGTTTGGTCAGAACGTCGTTCTAATACAGTGTTAAACCGACCGAAAGATTTACGCTCGCCTTGGCAGCGTGATAGAGCGCGTATATTGCACTCGGCTGCATTTCGACGTTTACAGTCAAAAACTCAAATCCTTGGTATCGGTCAAAATGATTTTTACCGGACACGACTCACCCACTCGCTAGAAGCGGCGCAAATTGGCACCGGCTTAGTTAATCAGTTAAAAAGTAAATTAAGCCCAGAACAACAGTTATTATTGCCCGACCATAGCCTGATTGAAGCTTTATGTTTAGCCCATGATATTGGCCACCCACCTTTTGGCCATGGTGGCGAAACAGCATTAAACTATAAAATGCTGCATGCCGGCGGCTTTGAAGGTAATGGCCAAACATTACGCATTGTAGCCAAACTAGAACCTTATACCTTAAATCATGGTATGGATTTATCCCGGCGTACTTTACTTGGCTTATTAAAATATCCAGTGCTGCAGCCAGACTTAACCCATATATCGGTAGCTGAAATAAATCCGTTAAGTCTAAATGCTTGGAAACCAGCCAAAGCTATTTTTGCCGATGATGCAGATATTTTAGATTGGATTTTAGCACCGTTAACCAGCAGTGATCGTGAGATGTTTCAACAAACCGATGTGTTTGCTTGTAGCCCTTACCTTAAGTCTCGCTTTAAATCCTTAGATGCCTCTATTATGGAGTTAGCTGATGATATAGCTTATGGCGTTCATGATCTTGAAGATGCCATAGTACTGGGTAATATCAGCCCCACACAGTGGCTACAACATACGACAGAGACGTTTACTAAGCTACCCGCTGAGTTTCACACTATATTGCACAACATCACCCAGAATCTGTTTAGTGACTTACATCACTTACGTAAAGAAGCTATAGGTTACTTAGTTAACTTATTAATTTGCTCTGTACAATTAACCACAAGTTTGCCTCAAGCTTCAAGCCCATTAATTCGCTTTAATGCGGCTTTACCTGAGCCTGAGCAAGCACTGTTAAATTGCTTAAAACAGGTAGTGTATAACTGTGTAATTTCTCGGCCAGATATTCAACAATCCCGATTTCGCAGTCAAAATATGTTGATGTCTCTGTTTGATGCTTTTGCTTCAGATCCTGAACGTTTACTGCCCGCCAATACCCAAGTGCGTTGGCAAAAAGCAGCACCACAACTTAAACTTAGAGTTATTTGTGATTATATTTCAGGAATGACGGATGACTATGCTGAGCACATGTACCAGCGGCTATTTGCTGCCCAATGGCGCTAA
- a CDS encoding class I SAM-dependent methyltransferase produces MSDVIPADNVLNLEKSKQFFSQLQHAVATETLQKLVLSKYQGQLALKQVQIRPLLLKQQWQLSFTYKYQTNDITKNYKPDAALAEIVKLLGNDFFAAHLFTTAAESQITISKKGKCLYQHKLLSQSSSQPKYLLEDREKLNAADKVVNTAHNREKHRYLSLQQPFLQALGVTDSQQKLIPAMSKKWKQINKFIEIFSTAVQDAGLAERKQLHIADFGSGKAYLTFAMHDYVTNNLMADVQVTGVELRQGLVDLCNDTAKQLQLAGIQFEQGDVKHFKAKGINVMIALHACDTATDYALHMGIATGAEMIMCSPCCHKQIRPQIQLPPVLAPMLQHGIHLGQEAEMVTDSLRALLLEAHGYQTKVFEFISLEHTSKNKMILAIKRKQAKDPSQVLVQIAAIKQFYGIEQHCLEQLLAV; encoded by the coding sequence ATGTCCGATGTAATCCCAGCCGATAATGTACTCAACTTAGAAAAATCTAAGCAATTCTTCAGTCAACTGCAGCATGCGGTGGCTACTGAAACATTGCAAAAATTAGTGTTAAGTAAATATCAAGGTCAGCTAGCGTTAAAGCAAGTACAGATCCGTCCGCTGCTGTTAAAACAACAATGGCAACTGAGCTTTACTTATAAATATCAAACTAATGATATTACAAAAAACTATAAGCCTGATGCGGCTTTAGCTGAAATTGTTAAATTATTAGGTAATGATTTTTTTGCTGCTCATTTGTTTACTACAGCAGCTGAATCACAAATTACCATTAGCAAAAAAGGTAAGTGTTTATATCAGCATAAGCTGTTATCCCAAAGTAGTAGTCAGCCAAAATATTTACTGGAAGACCGCGAAAAACTAAATGCTGCTGATAAAGTAGTTAATACCGCCCATAATCGAGAGAAGCATCGTTATTTATCGCTACAACAACCCTTTTTGCAAGCTTTAGGCGTGACAGATAGCCAGCAAAAGTTGATCCCTGCGATGTCCAAAAAATGGAAGCAAATTAATAAGTTTATAGAAATTTTTTCAACCGCAGTACAAGACGCAGGTTTGGCTGAGCGTAAACAATTGCATATTGCTGACTTTGGTTCTGGAAAAGCCTATTTAACTTTTGCTATGCATGACTATGTCACTAATAACTTAATGGCAGATGTGCAAGTGACAGGTGTTGAATTACGCCAAGGATTAGTCGATTTATGTAACGATACTGCTAAACAATTACAGTTGGCGGGTATCCAGTTTGAACAAGGTGATGTTAAGCATTTTAAAGCTAAAGGCATCAATGTGATGATAGCTTTACATGCCTGTGATACTGCTACCGATTACGCTTTGCATATGGGTATTGCTACCGGTGCCGAGATGATTATGTGTTCGCCTTGCTGCCATAAGCAAATTAGACCGCAAATCCAATTACCGCCAGTGCTGGCTCCTATGCTGCAACATGGTATCCATTTAGGCCAAGAAGCTGAAATGGTCACCGATAGCTTACGCGCGCTATTGTTAGAAGCGCACGGCTATCAAACTAAAGTATTTGAGTTTATTTCCTTAGAGCACACCAGCAAAAATAAAATGATATTAGCCATTAAACGCAAACAGGCTAAAGATCCTAGTCAAGTATTGGTCCAAATAGCTGCCATTAAACAATTTTACGGTATCGAGCAACATTGTTTAGAGCAGCTATTAGCAGTGTGA
- a CDS encoding cell division protein ZapC domain-containing protein, whose amino-acid sequence MLTPSESWQWNYCPKRDRLLLDLNDELQFCSPFSAAQLMAKPMQQALSINEAEVFWAIDNSLQALALPEAVRLELCLTGLSCAYLPLLAHKSWYFQQANNHSIELHSVVVVRGMNTQHALVISTDQESSTCLFLDSITTLAGKVLPRLHVVRLLNNRMSPLSKKNSLRYIA is encoded by the coding sequence ATGTTAACGCCATCAGAAAGTTGGCAATGGAACTATTGCCCTAAGCGTGACCGTTTATTATTGGATCTCAATGATGAACTCCAGTTTTGCTCGCCTTTTTCAGCGGCACAACTGATGGCAAAGCCTATGCAGCAAGCATTATCGATTAATGAAGCTGAAGTGTTTTGGGCTATTGATAATAGCTTACAAGCTTTAGCGCTTCCTGAGGCGGTGCGATTAGAGCTATGTTTAACCGGGTTAAGTTGCGCCTATCTGCCGTTGTTAGCCCATAAGAGTTGGTATTTTCAACAAGCTAATAACCATAGCATTGAACTACATTCAGTCGTGGTTGTTCGTGGTATGAATACCCAACATGCTCTTGTCATCAGTACTGATCAAGAATCTAGTACTTGTTTATTTCTGGATAGTATTACCACCTTAGCCGGTAAAGTATTGCCACGTTTACATGTCGTAAGATTATTAAATAATAGAATGAGTCCGTTATCTAAAAAAAATAGTTTACGATATATCGCTTAA
- the pyrD gene encoding quinone-dependent dihydroorotate dehydrogenase, producing the protein MFYPIAKKIMFACDAEWSHNFALGSLKQLAHSPVSALWRQTLPAKPVTVAGIRFDNPLGLAAGLDKNAECIDAFGQMGFGFIEVGTVTPKPQIGNDKPRIFRLPKSEAIINRMGFNNKGVDYLVENVKNARYDGVLGINIGKNKDTPNEQGKDDYIHCMRKVYLHATYITVNISSPNTPGLRDLQFGDALLDLLNSIKNEQLDLQAKHDKYVPIFIKIAPDMDLIAVNQVAQTLLQSKMDGVVATNTTLERAAVAGQLHANEAGGLSGLPVKAKSTEVIRQLRAAVGKDLPIIGVGGIHDANSAEEKLAAGANLLQVYTGFIYQGPDLVKQIVTSL; encoded by the coding sequence ATGTTCTATCCAATAGCGAAAAAAATCATGTTTGCATGTGATGCCGAATGGTCACATAACTTTGCGCTTGGCAGTTTAAAGCAATTAGCCCATAGCCCAGTTTCTGCATTATGGCGCCAAACTTTACCGGCTAAACCAGTGACGGTTGCTGGCATTCGCTTTGATAATCCGTTGGGTTTAGCCGCTGGTTTAGATAAAAATGCGGAATGTATTGATGCATTTGGTCAAATGGGCTTTGGTTTTATTGAAGTAGGTACCGTGACGCCAAAACCGCAAATTGGTAATGATAAACCACGTATCTTTCGCCTACCCAAGTCAGAAGCGATTATTAATCGGATGGGTTTTAATAATAAGGGTGTCGATTATCTAGTAGAAAACGTCAAAAACGCGCGTTATGACGGCGTGCTAGGTATCAATATTGGTAAAAATAAAGATACCCCAAACGAGCAGGGCAAAGATGATTATATTCACTGCATGCGTAAAGTATATTTGCATGCTACTTATATCACAGTAAATATTTCATCGCCTAATACCCCAGGTTTACGTGACCTACAATTTGGTGATGCGCTATTAGACTTATTAAATAGCATTAAAAACGAGCAACTCGATTTACAAGCTAAACATGATAAATATGTGCCTATTTTTATTAAAATTGCCCCAGATATGGATCTTATCGCGGTAAATCAAGTCGCCCAAACCTTATTACAGAGTAAAATGGACGGGGTAGTAGCCACCAATACGACACTTGAACGTGCTGCTGTGGCGGGTCAGTTACACGCTAATGAAGCCGGTGGCTTAAGTGGCTTACCGGTTAAAGCTAAAAGTACCGAGGTCATACGCCAGCTTAGAGCCGCTGTGGGTAAAGACTTACCTATAATCGGCGTTGGCGGTATTCATGATGCGAATTCGGCTGAAGAAAAATTAGCTGCGGGTGCTAATTTATTGCAAGTTTATACTGGTTTTATTTACCAAGGACCGGATTTAGTTAAACAGATCGTGACCAGCTTATAA
- a CDS encoding NAD-glutamate dehydrogenase produces the protein MAPIDGQPSVLLQNVNKLIKHRVKDQPSLVEKFANMLFGNMSNDDLTGRNDSDLYGAALSLWQTFNQHAADGEKIRVFNPEIAKHGWESKHTIVEIVVQDMPFLVDSIRMALTRQSITAHLLLHYPMQTERNKEGNITDFYKLGSKQSQSTKQTVFHIEIDRLTDKATIAALTDELHSVMEDVSLAVNDWLPARDKLKQVIKSLSKNSGKASKETVQQTADFLTWLEQDNFTLLGYRSYTISPVKGDYKISGLDDTSLGLMRTSPARDLMLSELPEAGRKMALDNNLLVLTKTNSKSRVHRPAYIDYVGVKKFDNDGNVVGEDRFIGLYSSSFYNNSAADIPLLKNKLAHVMDESEFAAGTHAYKALLNILETYPRDELIQATADDLLTVAMGVLQMQERDMTRVFMRKDSFGRFVTAMVYVPRERYNTQLRRETQVVLQQALGSTEPVEFTTYFSESVLARTHYLVRINDSHVEYKVKDIERNLVEAARTWEDKLETALVGVYGEARGRELTRKYAPAFPRGYKEEMLPNDALVDIGKLEALNDDNTLEMLFYRPQEEGANSKAVRLNLFHKDHPIHLSDVLPMLENFGLRVIGETPYAVKSTDGSVSWILNFTMELTCDMPEDFEAAQQSFQESFAKVWAGQLEDDGFNRLILSAGLSGREASLLRALAKYKRQIGGTFSQSYVESTFSRYAELANLTVQLFNKRFSPKSRATAKSIEKLEEQITAQLEQVANLDDDRIIRRFVDMINAVVRTNYFQHDSQGADKPYISFKIKSDLIPDMPLPVPMFEIFVYSPRVEGSHLRFGKVARGGLRWSDRREDFRTEVLGLVKAQTVKNTVIVPSGSKGGFVCKKLPETGGREAFINEGKDCYRTFIRGLLDVTDNIKKGVIIPPTDVVRLDEDDPYLVVAADKGTATFSDISNGISEDYGFWMADAFASGGSNGYDHKGMGITARGAWESVKRHFREMGINCQTTDFTCVAIGDMAGDVFGNGMLLSKHNRLQVAFNHMHIFIDPQPDAAKTWPERQRLFNLPTSTWDDFDKSLISEGGAVFSRSAKSIKLSPQIKEMLGTTKATMTPNELIRECLMMPVDLIWNGGIGTYLKATDETHAEVGDRGSEALRVNGKDIQAKIIGEGGNLGATQRGRIEYAMNGGRINTDFVDNVGGVTCSDNEVNIKILLNALLASGDLTFKQRNKLLFDMTDDVSRLVITECYRQTQSISISSILGSEQIKEYTRFIHMLEKEGKLNRELEFLPSDEQLADRMVKGQGLTRPELAILTAYGKMVLKEQLVLPEITDNNYFKQLLFSSFPTLLQENYGTEIENHPLKAEIIATKVANMLVNEMGPNFAQRMLEETGAGVGEVTLCYSIARDLFDIPSIWAKLEQLDNVIPAHLQSQFLHQIRRTMRRATRWFLRHRNKALNIQQTVDFFKPTYQQLNDNLATYLVPAEAEQLAKKQAVYEEQAVPTDIAQYLAQLSTLFSTMDIGQVADAEKVPVAMAAEIYFKLGDSLDLHWFLEQITNQPVANHWQALARASYREELDWQQRSLAAVVVRSCGTSCAADDVIGTWVTAHDALLERWRLMLAEFKTTKNHEMAKFSVALRELMLLSHNCDTVK, from the coding sequence ATGGCACCGATTGACGGTCAACCCTCTGTACTTCTACAAAATGTAAACAAACTAATTAAGCATAGAGTAAAAGATCAACCAAGCCTGGTTGAGAAATTTGCTAACATGCTTTTTGGCAATATGTCTAATGACGATTTAACCGGCCGTAATGACAGCGACTTGTATGGCGCGGCGTTAAGTTTATGGCAGACATTTAATCAGCATGCAGCTGATGGCGAAAAAATCCGGGTGTTTAACCCTGAAATAGCAAAGCATGGCTGGGAATCTAAACACACTATTGTTGAGATAGTGGTGCAAGATATGCCGTTCTTAGTCGATTCTATACGGATGGCACTAACCAGACAAAGTATCACTGCCCATTTATTGTTGCATTACCCAATGCAGACTGAACGCAATAAAGAAGGCAACATTACTGACTTTTATAAGTTAGGTAGCAAGCAATCACAAAGTACTAAGCAAACAGTATTCCATATTGAAATTGACCGTTTAACCGATAAAGCCACAATAGCTGCGTTAACTGATGAACTTCATTCTGTAATGGAAGACGTTTCATTAGCGGTTAATGATTGGCTGCCTGCTCGTGACAAATTAAAGCAAGTTATAAAGTCATTAAGTAAAAATAGTGGTAAAGCCAGTAAAGAAACTGTGCAGCAGACGGCAGACTTTTTAACCTGGTTAGAGCAAGACAACTTTACCCTGTTAGGCTATCGCAGTTATACCATTTCACCGGTTAAAGGCGATTATAAAATTAGCGGCCTTGATGATACCTCTTTAGGGTTAATGCGTACTTCACCTGCGCGTGATCTAATGCTGTCTGAGTTGCCTGAAGCTGGTCGTAAAATGGCGCTAGATAATAACTTATTAGTCTTAACTAAAACTAATAGTAAGTCTCGCGTGCATCGTCCTGCTTATATCGATTACGTAGGGGTTAAAAAGTTTGATAATGACGGTAATGTTGTCGGAGAAGATCGCTTTATTGGTTTATATTCATCTTCGTTTTATAACAACAGTGCTGCAGATATTCCGTTATTAAAAAATAAACTCGCCCATGTTATGGACGAATCAGAATTTGCTGCAGGTACTCATGCCTATAAAGCGCTATTAAATATTCTAGAAACCTATCCACGTGATGAGCTTATTCAAGCGACTGCTGATGATTTGTTAACTGTTGCCATGGGCGTATTGCAAATGCAAGAACGCGACATGACACGGGTTTTCATGCGTAAAGATAGTTTTGGGCGTTTTGTTACCGCTATGGTGTATGTGCCAAGAGAGCGCTACAACACCCAGTTGCGTAGAGAAACCCAAGTTGTTTTACAGCAAGCGTTAGGTAGCACAGAACCTGTTGAGTTTACTACTTATTTTTCTGAATCAGTGTTGGCACGTACTCATTATTTAGTACGGATCAACGACAGCCATGTTGAGTATAAAGTGAAAGATATTGAACGTAATTTAGTTGAAGCCGCCCGTACTTGGGAAGATAAGTTAGAAACTGCATTAGTAGGTGTTTATGGTGAAGCTCGAGGCCGTGAATTAACCCGCAAATATGCGCCTGCTTTCCCGCGTGGCTATAAAGAAGAAATGTTACCTAACGATGCCTTAGTCGATATTGGTAAGTTAGAAGCATTAAACGATGATAACACTTTAGAAATGTTGTTTTATCGTCCACAAGAAGAAGGCGCTAACAGCAAGGCTGTGCGTTTAAACTTATTCCATAAAGATCATCCAATTCACTTGTCAGATGTACTACCAATGTTAGAAAACTTTGGTTTACGGGTTATCGGTGAAACGCCTTATGCTGTAAAAAGTACAGATGGGTCAGTAAGTTGGATTTTAAACTTCACCATGGAACTTACCTGTGACATGCCTGAAGACTTTGAAGCTGCACAGCAGTCTTTCCAAGAGTCTTTTGCTAAAGTATGGGCAGGGCAGTTAGAAGATGATGGTTTTAACCGCTTAATACTAAGTGCAGGTTTATCAGGGCGTGAAGCTTCTTTATTACGTGCTTTAGCTAAATATAAGCGTCAAATCGGCGGCACTTTTAGTCAGTCTTATGTTGAAAGCACCTTTAGCCGTTACGCTGAATTAGCTAATTTAACCGTCCAGTTGTTTAATAAACGTTTTTCGCCAAAATCACGTGCTACTGCTAAGTCGATTGAAAAACTTGAAGAGCAAATTACAGCGCAATTAGAACAAGTGGCTAACTTGGATGATGACCGTATCATCCGTCGCTTTGTCGATATGATTAATGCTGTGGTAAGAACTAACTATTTCCAACACGATTCTCAAGGTGCAGATAAGCCGTATATCTCATTTAAGATTAAATCTGATTTAATCCCAGATATGCCATTACCGGTGCCAATGTTTGAAATTTTTGTCTATTCACCTCGTGTAGAAGGTTCACACTTACGCTTTGGTAAAGTAGCTCGTGGTGGTTTACGTTGGTCAGATCGTCGCGAAGATTTCCGTACTGAAGTATTAGGCTTGGTAAAAGCACAAACGGTTAAAAATACCGTGATAGTGCCATCAGGCTCAAAGGGTGGTTTCGTTTGTAAAAAACTACCAGAAACTGGCGGCCGTGAAGCCTTTATTAATGAAGGTAAAGATTGCTACCGTACCTTTATTCGTGGTTTGTTAGATGTGACTGATAATATCAAAAAGGGCGTTATTATTCCGCCAACAGATGTTGTCCGTTTAGACGAAGACGACCCGTATTTAGTAGTTGCAGCCGATAAAGGCACCGCGACTTTCTCTGATATCTCAAATGGTATTTCTGAAGATTACGGATTCTGGATGGCGGATGCTTTTGCATCAGGCGGTTCGAACGGTTATGACCATAAAGGTATGGGGATTACAGCTCGTGGCGCGTGGGAATCGGTTAAACGTCATTTCCGCGAAATGGGCATTAACTGTCAAACCACAGACTTTACTTGTGTCGCCATAGGTGACATGGCAGGTGACGTGTTTGGTAATGGTATGTTGTTATCTAAACATAACCGGTTACAAGTTGCCTTTAACCACATGCATATCTTTATTGACCCGCAGCCAGATGCAGCTAAAACATGGCCTGAGCGTCAGCGCTTATTTAATTTACCGACCTCTACTTGGGATGACTTTGATAAGTCACTTATTTCAGAAGGCGGCGCTGTCTTCTCACGTAGTGCTAAGTCTATTAAGTTATCACCACAAATTAAAGAAATGCTGGGTACAACCAAAGCTACCATGACACCAAACGAATTAATCCGCGAATGCTTAATGATGCCTGTGGATTTAATTTGGAACGGTGGTATCGGTACTTACCTTAAAGCGACAGATGAAACGCATGCTGAAGTAGGCGATCGCGGTTCTGAAGCGTTACGGGTTAACGGTAAAGACATCCAAGCCAAGATTATTGGTGAAGGCGGTAACTTAGGCGCAACCCAACGTGGCCGTATTGAATACGCTATGAACGGTGGTCGCATTAATACTGACTTCGTAGATAACGTGGGTGGTGTTACTTGTTCTGATAACGAAGTAAATATTAAAATTTTACTTAATGCGTTATTAGCCAGTGGTGATTTAACCTTTAAGCAGCGCAATAAGTTGCTGTTCGATATGACTGATGACGTATCACGCTTAGTGATTACCGAATGTTATCGTCAAACCCAAAGTATTAGTATTTCTTCAATACTGGGCTCTGAACAGATTAAAGAATATACTCGCTTTATCCATATGCTGGAAAAAGAAGGTAAATTAAACCGTGAGTTAGAGTTCTTACCTTCAGATGAACAACTTGCTGATCGAATGGTTAAAGGCCAAGGTTTAACCCGTCCAGAACTTGCTATCTTAACTGCCTACGGCAAAATGGTATTAAAAGAGCAGTTAGTGTTGCCAGAAATTACTGATAATAATTACTTCAAACAGTTGTTATTTAGTTCTTTCCCAACGTTATTGCAGGAAAACTATGGCACTGAAATTGAAAACCATCCGTTAAAAGCAGAAATTATTGCGACTAAAGTTGCTAATATGCTGGTTAACGAAATGGGACCTAATTTCGCCCAGCGTATGCTGGAAGAAACCGGTGCTGGGGTTGGCGAAGTAACCCTTTGTTATTCTATTGCTCGTGACTTATTTGATATTCCAAGCATTTGGGCCAAGTTAGAACAGCTGGATAATGTTATCCCAGCGCACTTACAAAGCCAGTTCTTACATCAAATTCGTCGTACGATGCGCCGTGCTACTCGTTGGTTCTTACGTCATCGTAATAAAGCGTTAAATATTCAACAAACTGTCGATTTCTTCAAACCGACTTATCAGCAATTAAATGATAACTTAGCTACTTATCTGGTACCTGCAGAAGCTGAGCAATTAGCCAAGAAACAAGCGGTATATGAAGAACAAGCTGTACCTACTGATATTGCGCAATACTTAGCGCAGTTGAGTACTTTATTCTCAACCATGGATATTGGTCAGGTTGCCGATGCTGAAAAAGTGCCAGTTGCTATGGCAGCAGAAATTTACTTTAAACTAGGTGATAGCTTAGATCTGCACTGGTTCTTAGAGCAAATCACTAACCAGCCAGTAGCAAACCATTGGCAAGCTTTAGCGCGTGCATCTTACCGTGAAGAGCTAGATTGGCAACAACGCTCTTTAGCTGCAGTAGTGGTTAGAAGCTGTGGCACTAGCTGTGCTGCCGATGATGTTATTGGTACTTGGGTAACTGCACATGACGCTTTATTAGAGCGTTGGCGTTTAATGTTAGCTGAGTTTAAAACCACTAAAAACCATGAAATGGCTAAGTTCTCAGTAGCTTTACGTGAACTTATGTTATTAAGCCATAATTGTGACACTGTGAAATAG